The nucleotide sequence TTTTGCAATGTAGTCCTTGTGATTACTGTGGGTTATTCGAGTTCCTGGCGCTTTAGCTTTGACTATGACTTCGACTATGATTTCCTCAACGATCATTTCTCCAGCACCATTGATCTGACCAACTTTGGTGCCCTGGTGGCGAGTCACTTCATCATTGTGATAGAACTTTTGTGGGGAAATTGTAGCCGGGATGTGGATAGGCAATTGCAGGAGATCCATTACCAGATGAGCGCACACCTGGGCACACCTGTTAATACGGTTCGAATTCGGGGCTACTGCAATGCCATCTATGGGTCTCTATTCATCCGATGTCTGATATTCTGCCTAGTGACTGTATACAATAATCGCGCTCTAACCTACTATGCACTCTATTCGGAAATAATTTTGATGGCTCGCTTCTCCGAGTTCACCTTGTACTGTGCCGTGATTTTATTCCTTTATCACGAACTCAACCTTGGAGCTTCGAATGTTGTAAAAGAATTGGAGAAAACTCGGTTTGAACTGTGGTCTATTCGCCTTTTGTCGCTGGAGAAGTTGCCCAAGTTGCAAAGAATACACGGTTCATTATGGGAATCCATTAGATGTCTGGAGCGCTACTTCCAACTGAGCCTAATCACTCTGCTCATGAAGTTCTTTATAGACATATCGGCTCTGCCCTACTGGCTCTACCTCAGCAAAATACAGCACACAGAAGTGTCTATACAACACTGTTAGTAAATAATTAGATATAGTTacattgcaaaaaaaaaaaaaattattttaaaattttcttttaagTATAGTAAATTTGCACTAAAAATATTACTCCATCTATCCCTTATAAAACTCATTCTCTTAATTTCTATATACTTTCCTCTCAGATGTGGGATTTGATGAGATTATAAAAATCCTAGAAATTATAGTGCCCTGCTATCTCTGCACAAAATGTGAGGCTATGCAGCGAAAATTACGATCGATGTTTTACACAATCACTACAGATCGACGTAATGGTCAGCTTAATGCGGCTCTAAGAAGACTTAATCTGCAATTGAGTCAGGAGAAATGCCAGTTTAGTGCAGGAGGATTGGTGGAAATCACCACAGAAATGCTGGGGAAGGTAAGCAGAAATATAtcttatattaaaaatgtataccCCTTTGTTTACTATACAGTTCATTTTTGGAACGATCAGCTACATAGTGGTCTGCATTCAATTTAGCATCAACCTCAGGGCCAGCAACTCCAGCCAAATTGCACCAAGTTCGACACCCAGTGCCCACATTTAACAACCCCTTGGAATCGATTATTGTTGGGCAGTCTAGTCGCGTGCTTATTAAATTAAAGTCAATTAACCTAATTAGCAAATTTGATGTCTGCCCGTGCATAatcaaaaaaaggaaaaaggaCAACGGGCAATCAAAGCAGCAGCTAGCAACAGCAGCTGGCCTAAAGTCTTCTTCACATAATTATTCATGCTTAAAAATTCTATTATAAACTTTTGCCATCGGCCACTGACCATTCACGCAGGACTAAGGACTCAGGGAGATCCTGGGTCCTGGATACTTGGGCTCATGTTTTGGGTTCGTTTGCCACGCATGGCCAATCTGTCAGGGGTCCATGCGTGGGAGAATGAGTGTGTGGAGTACACTCAtagaattatttattttttaaggaaagtataaaaaattgtattaccTAAGGCTTTAAAATCAGCGGTAATACTTGTGAAACTTCTTAATCTTTAAAACAATTAACGGTAGCTATAATTAAATAAGGAAAATTACAATAAGGAATTGTGAATACCTGAGATACACGTTTAAGTTTCTTGGGCAATTATTTCTGAATAAATGTTCGTTAATTAAGATCCAATTTATATTCTTAATTTTATGCCAAGAATCCATGACAGTTTGTTAAATAATAGTAAATACCGTATCTTTCACATTGAGTTAACCCTCCTAGGAACTACTTACGTATACTCAATTTAAATATCTTTTGCTTTTCAGTGTTCTAAAGTATTTACaggaaataaacattttagaGTGTAAGGATGTGTGCCTGCTTGAAGTTTGCCACTCGTCCCATTGTGCCACGCACAGATTCGTGGGCAAGTGAGCATGCATAGTACACCGGCTTTCTTCATATATTCGCACGAGTAGGCTCTGAGTCTGGTCCCATAAAAATCTCCAACGGCCGATGATAAATCGAATTGATTTGAGTGGATGTGGGAGAAGATGCCGAGTCGAACAGAATCGTGCCTCAGGTCATGCGGCAAATCTCAAACTTGTAGGGCACTTCATTAATCAAGATGAATTTTTCATTTCTGCATGGTTTAAAATTCCGCAAAAGCAAAATCCTCCAGAGTCCGTCGGAAAAGTGAAGGATCCATTAAACTGCAACTGTTTGCTGTCATATGCGACATAACAATGCTCTTCGTTATTGACTACGGATCCTAACGAGCTATCCTCTGACATTTGACACATTGGGTATCAGGGAAATTTCTGAACCGGCTTGAAGTTTTCCATTCATTGGCACTGCGTTTATCAGCAGGTGCACACAAAGAAAAATATGTTCTAAACCAAAAATACTTAGTTATTCACTTTAAGACAACATTTAGAATCTGAATTATTGGGCaaattttgtaatatttaaaaatattaagaatatCTTATTTGGAATAAGATGCGCATACTAATTGGAGTATTTTTTAGATTATCTATTTTTTCTTAGTGCCTTTCTAGTCTAAAAGTGTTAGGGAGAGTGTAACGTCATTTAGGATTTTCATTTCACCCGTCGATGAAAGCTTAAAGAAGCCGGCAGCTGCAATGGCTTAGAGCCACATGAAATCGTTTTTGTTACCCAATTCCAGGTATTTTTCCTTCTCGAAGTCAGCTTATGTGTTGACACTAATTAATGCTCAAGAATTTCCGCCCCCAAGCCCTCGTCGATTAGGAGGGAATTCCGATGGCAAATGTTCGTGTGCCCGTTGCCGCAACACTTTGGCAGACCCAATGGCAAATAATAAAAGGCAACTCATAATCGTCTCATAAAAATCAGATGTGCTCACGCACATTAATGCATATAGACGCCCAATGGCAGTATCCCAGTGCCATGAGTTCTTTGACATAGACAATGGCAGTCCTATTAACACGTTTATGCGAGGAATATTTTGAGTACTTCTTTTAGAATTTCAAGACATTTCAgacattttaaattaaaaaaaatatagtagGACTTAAAATACTAGGACTAGAGTTGCCATCTAGTACATTGAGTCTTCTTTTTGAATGTAAGGTTATTGTAAGAGTTGCCACCCAGAAAGTTGTGTTTCTTTTTAGGATAAGATAATTGAACAGCTTAAATTAGGCGCAGCTATTCAGCTTAGAGTTGCCACATGGAACTTTGAGTCTCATTGAAGAATGTCAGGTTTTTGTAAGAGTTGCCACCTAATACTTTGAGTAGTTGCCTAGAGTTGCCAACTAGCACTTTTAATAAATGTTAAGGTTGGttgcttttctttttatttaaatgcaacTAGGTATTTAGACGTGATGTTCGGACCAAACCAAATTCATGATTATAAAAACCAGAAAGAATAGCTTTCTATGATTTTTGTTGTGAGCAAGCTTCCCATAAACGCTGTATGTATTTGCTTCTTGGCAGTGACAGACATGAGAGTGGAACACAACCGAAACACACACTTTCGCACACTTGCCGGGGGGACTTTTATAGCGACACGTAGTCAGGCACGTTTTGAAGTGCAGGAAGCTCTATCATAGACAGAAACGAGCATCTCTGTGCGTGTGCTTggctctgtgtgtgtgtgtagttATTACTTTTATGAAGCATGtgattacattttatttttaatgctTTTAGTAAAATGAGGTTAGTACACACTTGGTTAGCGACAAAttacattctttttttttcatcTCTTCCACTGCCATTCTGCTCTTAGTAGGACGCGAATTTTTGGTTGCTTTTTGGCCTGGATTTTGTAATCTTCGGCAGCAACAATATTTGCACTCACTAATTGTTGTTGTCATTGGGAATGGGGTAGGGGATAGTGCTTAAACCATCAACCATCGGTTGCATTAAACATGTGCACAATTAACTTCCGCTTCCGGTTATGATTGAACCCGGCCATATTTGAGCCGgccacgcacacacacaagGATATACAGGACATTCAGGACCGATAAGCCAGGCAATAAACACAggcacacactcacacactcgTGACCAGTAATGTGCAGTGGCTGCAGTTAACTGTTTGCATATTAACGACAAATAACCCACAATCTCGCAACCTTGCAGCAGTATTATGCATCGATGGGCGAGCACGCTGAGTGAGCGATAAGCACTAGATAATATTCAGGTCCTGCCATTGCATAGGATCCTTTCCTTAATGGTACGGCGGCAGAGCTTTAATTTAAGGCAGCGGTGATATTGCATGGGGTGATGCCCCTGGCGTTGTTTACACACTGGACATTGCAGGGGGTCGTCTGAGTTTGAGGTCAAAGGATAATAGGCCGGGTTCTTCGGTTACTCTTGAGTGCCACAACATCTGCTGGGCATTTGCAAGCCAAATTGGTCCAAAACCAGCAAAGGCCGCGATGTACCACATTTCAATTTGCTACATAGGCAAGCAACGGAATTGGTCATTATAACACATTCAGACTTAAAATTTAAAGCACAGTGTTTAATGTGAACCAGTATTAATTATCTAGAAACATAATATTATATAGATCTGAGCAACAAACTCATTCCCaatctgaaagccattggatttacggaaaaatccaaatgaaaatgggttaaaaatgtgaccctcttttaaaagaaatatttgaatgtagatgaTTAAAGAATTCCACCACTAACTCATATAGGTATCCCACCTTAAAATCGGAGTCCAACTagtcaagttatggaatccagAAGTGCAGACAtaggaattacggaaaaatcagACATGAAAATGCGTTAAAATTGTGACcctcttttaaaagaaatattcaAATG is from Drosophila suzukii chromosome 3, CBGP_Dsuzu_IsoJpt1.0, whole genome shotgun sequence and encodes:
- the Gr98a gene encoding putative gustatory receptor 98a encodes the protein MGQKCGELHAASLLRMRRVMMCLGMLPIGQNLFAKVFCNVVLVITVGYSSSWRFSFDYDFDYDFLNDHFSSTIDLTNFGALVASHFIIVIELLWGNCSRDVDRQLQEIHYQMSAHLGTPVNTVRIRGYCNAIYGSLFIRCLIFCLVTVYNNRALTYYALYSEIILMARFSEFTLYCAVILFLYHELNLGASNVVKELEKTRFELWSIRLLSLEKLPKLQRIHGSLWESIRCLERYFQLSLITLLMKFFIDISALPYWLYLSKIQHTEVSIQHYVGFDEIIKILEIIVPCYLCTKCEAMQRKLRSMFYTITTDRRNGQLNAALRRLNLQLSQEKCQFSAGGLVEITTEMLGKFIFGTISYIVVCIQFSINLRASNSSQIAPSSTPSAHI